A stretch of Dietzia lutea DNA encodes these proteins:
- a CDS encoding NAD(P)H-dependent flavin oxidoreductase, translating to MRTSLTEQFGIEYPIFAFTPSKAVAAAVTRAGGMGVLGCVRYNDAAELDEVLTWMDENTDGKPYGVDIVMPNKVPTEGSPEDIAAMIPEEHKSFVNRVLDDLGVPPLGDDAAKNAGVLGWLHSVAQSHVEMSLKHRPVLVANALGSPPKHIIDLAHENGLKVAALAGATKHALAHVENGVDIVIAQGGEAGGHTGEVATMVLVPEIVRALDGRAPVLAAGGIGDGTQVAAVVGMGAQGAWMGSRWLTASEYGEDGGSKAMQKALVAATSRDTVRTRIYSGKPARLLKSKWTEAWAAADAPEPLPMPLQNLLVAEAHQRISEAQDPEVVAMPAGQIIGSLDGVVPVAETMAQIVSEYEAAVERLRGTLG from the coding sequence ATTCGTACCTCTCTCACCGAGCAGTTCGGGATCGAGTACCCGATCTTCGCGTTCACCCCGTCCAAGGCGGTCGCTGCCGCCGTGACCCGCGCCGGCGGGATGGGGGTGCTCGGCTGCGTGCGGTACAACGACGCGGCGGAGCTCGACGAGGTCCTGACCTGGATGGACGAGAACACCGACGGTAAGCCGTACGGCGTGGACATCGTCATGCCCAACAAGGTGCCCACCGAGGGCAGCCCCGAGGACATCGCGGCGATGATCCCCGAGGAGCACAAGTCCTTCGTCAACCGCGTCCTCGACGACCTCGGGGTGCCGCCGCTGGGTGACGACGCCGCCAAGAACGCCGGCGTCCTCGGCTGGCTTCACTCGGTCGCGCAGTCCCACGTGGAGATGTCGCTCAAGCACCGGCCGGTGCTCGTGGCCAACGCCCTCGGGTCCCCGCCGAAGCACATCATCGACCTCGCCCACGAAAACGGGCTGAAGGTCGCCGCGCTGGCCGGCGCGACCAAGCACGCCCTGGCGCACGTCGAGAACGGGGTGGACATCGTCATCGCCCAGGGCGGCGAGGCCGGCGGCCACACCGGTGAGGTCGCGACGATGGTGCTCGTGCCCGAGATCGTCCGGGCCCTCGACGGTCGCGCCCCCGTGCTGGCCGCCGGCGGGATCGGCGACGGGACGCAGGTCGCGGCGGTCGTCGGCATGGGGGCGCAGGGCGCCTGGATGGGGTCGCGCTGGCTCACCGCCTCCGAGTACGGCGAGGACGGCGGGTCCAAGGCGATGCAGAAGGCGCTGGTCGCGGCGACCAGCCGGGACACCGTCCGCACCCGCATCTACTCCGGGAAGCCCGCCCGCCTGCTCAAGAGCAAGTGGACCGAGGCGTGGGCGGCCGCCGACGCCCCGGAGCCGCTGCCCATGCCGCTGCAGAACCTGCTCGTCGCCGAGGCCCACCAGCGGATCTCCGAGGCGCAGGACCCCGAGGTCGTGGCCATGCCGGCCGGACAGATCATCGGCTCGCTCGACGGTGTGGTCCCGGTCGCCGAGACCATGGCGCAGATCGTCTCGGAGTACGAGGCGGCCGTCGAGCGCCTGCGCGGCACGCTCGGCTGA
- the trhA gene encoding PAQR family membrane homeostasis protein TrhA codes for MDPALNTDPRTAAGTAEQPDPVAVEPADDFGVPAPVPPKPLLRGWIHAGTLPVAIALGVVLTVLAEGTALTWACAVFLATSSLLFGISALYHRWNWGPKASAVLRRLDHSNIFLLIAGTYTPMTVAALEAPASTILLSIVWTGALLGIAFRLFWLSAPRWLYVVLYIVLGWTAVWFAGDLIEADLAAVILVLVGGVAYTGGAVVYGLKRPNPSPGVFGFHEIFHACTAVAFACHWAAMLLFVLGS; via the coding sequence GTGGACCCCGCCCTGAACACCGACCCGCGTACCGCCGCCGGCACCGCCGAGCAGCCCGATCCCGTCGCCGTCGAACCCGCCGACGACTTCGGCGTCCCCGCCCCGGTCCCGCCCAAGCCGCTGCTGCGCGGCTGGATCCACGCCGGCACCCTGCCGGTCGCGATCGCGCTGGGCGTGGTGCTCACGGTCCTGGCGGAGGGCACCGCCCTGACCTGGGCGTGTGCGGTGTTCCTGGCCACCTCGTCGCTGCTGTTCGGCATCTCCGCGCTGTACCACCGGTGGAACTGGGGACCGAAGGCGTCAGCGGTGCTGCGGCGCCTGGACCACTCCAACATCTTTCTGCTCATCGCCGGGACGTACACACCGATGACGGTGGCGGCGCTCGAGGCTCCGGCGAGCACGATCCTGTTGTCGATCGTGTGGACGGGGGCGCTGCTCGGGATCGCGTTCCGGCTGTTCTGGCTCTCCGCGCCACGGTGGCTCTACGTGGTGCTGTACATCGTCCTGGGCTGGACCGCCGTGTGGTTCGCCGGCGACCTCATCGAGGCAGACCTCGCCGCCGTCATCCTGGTACTCGTGGGCGGCGTCGCCTACACCGGCGGCGCGGTGGTCTACGGGCTCAAGCGCCCGAACCCGTCACCGGGCGTCTTCGGATTCCACGAGATCTTTCATGCGTGCACCGCGGTCGCGTTCGCGTGCCACTGGGCCGCGATGCTGCTGTTCGTGCTGGGGAGCTGA
- a CDS encoding AMP-binding protein: MSSSTVQTIADVAARPFTSVADAVHALAAVGDRGIWSDDRLTPWSDAVRASAVRIAALRELMASSSSSPARAPHIGLLMAGTPEYLHLLGAAACSEIVVAGLNPTRRGEALLRDAALADCALILTDADNEALLDGLDPGIPVVNVDSPEWAALLDRHVDAALPAVTDVPTGPDDLVALVFTSGTSGDPKAVRITQNKISVPGRMLAERFGIGTNDCVYSAMPLFHSNAVMVAWPIALFSGCSIALRRRFSASNWLDDVRRHGCTFANYVGAPLSYILATPERPDDADNPMRVVYGNEAPADVRREFARRFGVTVVDGFGSSEGGISVTRTPETPDAALGPLPAGVLVVNPETGEECPRARFDDAGVLLNAEEAVGEMVADGPGLFAGYWGDPAADAERMRGGRFHSGDLAYVDDGWVYFAGRSGGWMRVDGENLAAAPIERVLRRHPDVAEVGVYAVPAATVRGPAAIGDAVAAGVVPREGADVSALADGFAGFLAAQPDLGPKQRPSLLRVTSALPRTASFKFRARDLTSLGTEPAGDRVWVRPDGAEAFTPV; encoded by the coding sequence ATGAGCAGCAGCACGGTCCAGACCATCGCCGACGTCGCGGCCCGTCCGTTCACCTCCGTCGCCGACGCCGTCCACGCCTTGGCCGCCGTCGGCGACCGCGGCATCTGGTCCGACGACCGGCTCACGCCCTGGTCGGACGCCGTCCGCGCGTCGGCCGTGCGGATCGCGGCGCTGCGGGAACTGATGGCCTCGTCGTCGTCCTCACCGGCGCGCGCACCCCACATCGGTCTCCTCATGGCTGGCACGCCCGAGTACCTCCACCTGCTCGGTGCGGCGGCGTGTTCGGAGATCGTCGTGGCGGGCCTCAACCCCACGCGCCGCGGCGAGGCGCTCCTGCGCGACGCGGCGCTCGCGGACTGCGCGCTCATCCTCACCGACGCCGACAACGAGGCGCTCCTCGACGGCCTCGACCCCGGTATCCCGGTGGTCAACGTGGACTCCCCCGAGTGGGCCGCGCTGCTCGACCGTCACGTCGACGCCGCGCTCCCCGCGGTCACGGACGTGCCCACCGGTCCCGACGACCTCGTCGCACTGGTCTTCACCTCCGGCACCAGCGGCGACCCCAAGGCCGTGCGGATCACGCAGAACAAGATCTCCGTGCCCGGCCGCATGCTCGCCGAACGGTTCGGTATCGGCACCAACGACTGCGTCTACAGCGCGATGCCGCTGTTCCACTCCAACGCCGTCATGGTCGCCTGGCCGATCGCCCTGTTCTCCGGCTGCTCCATCGCGCTCCGCCGCCGGTTCTCCGCGTCCAACTGGCTCGACGACGTCCGGCGCCACGGGTGCACGTTCGCCAACTACGTCGGCGCGCCCCTGTCCTACATCCTCGCCACCCCCGAGCGGCCCGACGACGCCGACAACCCCATGCGTGTCGTCTACGGCAACGAGGCCCCCGCCGACGTGCGCCGCGAGTTCGCCCGCCGCTTCGGCGTGACCGTGGTCGACGGGTTCGGCTCGAGTGAGGGCGGCATCTCCGTCACCCGCACGCCCGAGACCCCTGACGCCGCGCTCGGACCGCTTCCGGCCGGGGTGCTCGTCGTGAACCCCGAGACCGGCGAGGAGTGCCCGCGCGCCCGCTTCGACGATGCCGGCGTCCTGCTCAACGCCGAGGAGGCCGTGGGCGAGATGGTCGCCGACGGACCCGGACTGTTCGCCGGCTACTGGGGCGATCCGGCCGCCGACGCCGAACGCATGCGCGGGGGCCGCTTCCACTCCGGTGACCTCGCCTATGTCGACGACGGGTGGGTCTACTTCGCGGGCCGGTCCGGTGGATGGATGCGGGTGGACGGGGAGAATCTGGCGGCCGCGCCGATCGAACGCGTCCTGCGGCGTCATCCCGATGTGGCCGAGGTCGGCGTGTACGCCGTGCCTGCGGCGACGGTGCGCGGCCCGGCCGCCATCGGCGACGCCGTGGCCGCGGGGGTGGTGCCCCGCGAGGGCGCCGATGTCAGCGCGCTCGCCGACGGGTTCGCCGGTTTCCTCGCCGCCCAACCCGACCTGGGCCCCAAGCAGCGGCCGTCGCTGCTGCGGGTCACGTCGGCGCTGCCGAGGACCGCCAGCTTCAAGTTCCGGGCCCGGGATCTCACCTCGCTGGGGACGGAGCCCGCCGGGGACCGGGTCTGGGTCCGCCCCGACGGCGCGGAGGCCTTCACCCCCGTGTGA
- a CDS encoding acyl-CoA dehydrogenase family protein: MDFSVDDTTSELTALVRDMGERLVTDESLRELDARFGPGTESGGTDKDSARFHARFWDELVRAGVPAALAPERLGGAGLGVVGEALVLRELGRVLAPVPLSPAVRAAHLLDAAGAGERASAVAEGRQIAAVADGGPGASPEVDWAPIADVIVRPSADGLHVSDRTAVTVERTVPVDFSCAGLVTGEPEPASALAGPAAEFDALRRRVHLAAHQWGVIEAALQRTAAFATTRHQFGRPIGTFQAVAARLADGSIDVDAVRLSTLRAAYELDACAGAPGATAHAAVASAHFWACEAGHRLAHTAVHVHGGVGLDRSEPAHRYFLAAKANEFRLGGATRQLLDLGDVLAVHGDPWEFSA; the protein is encoded by the coding sequence ATGGATTTCTCCGTCGACGACACCACCTCGGAACTGACCGCCCTCGTCCGCGACATGGGTGAGCGTCTGGTCACGGACGAGTCGCTGCGCGAGCTCGACGCCCGGTTCGGCCCCGGCACCGAGTCCGGCGGAACGGATAAGGACTCAGCCCGCTTCCACGCCCGGTTCTGGGACGAGCTCGTCCGGGCCGGTGTGCCCGCGGCCCTGGCCCCCGAGCGACTCGGCGGCGCCGGGCTCGGCGTGGTGGGCGAAGCGCTAGTCCTGCGCGAACTGGGCCGAGTGCTCGCGCCCGTCCCCCTCTCCCCAGCGGTCCGTGCGGCCCACCTGCTGGACGCGGCCGGTGCCGGGGAGCGCGCCTCCGCGGTCGCCGAGGGCCGTCAGATAGCCGCGGTCGCGGACGGCGGGCCCGGCGCCTCGCCGGAGGTCGACTGGGCGCCGATCGCGGACGTCATCGTCCGCCCCTCCGCCGACGGGCTGCACGTGTCCGACCGCACCGCGGTGACCGTGGAGCGGACCGTCCCCGTCGACTTCTCCTGCGCGGGCCTCGTCACCGGCGAGCCGGAGCCCGCCTCCGCCCTCGCGGGCCCGGCCGCGGAGTTCGACGCCCTGCGCCGCCGCGTGCACCTGGCCGCGCACCAGTGGGGTGTCATCGAGGCCGCGCTCCAACGCACCGCCGCGTTCGCCACCACGCGCCACCAGTTCGGGCGCCCCATCGGCACCTTCCAGGCGGTTGCCGCGCGCCTGGCCGACGGGTCGATCGACGTCGACGCGGTCCGGCTGTCCACCCTGCGCGCGGCCTACGAGCTCGACGCCTGCGCGGGCGCCCCGGGCGCCACCGCCCACGCGGCCGTGGCCTCCGCCCACTTCTGGGCCTGCGAGGCCGGTCACCGACTCGCGCACACCGCCGTCCACGTTCACGGCGGCGTCGGTCTGGACCGCTCCGAACCCGCGCACCGCTACTTCCTCGCCGCCAAGGCGAACGAGTTCCGGCTCGGAGGCGCGACCCGACAACTTCTCGACCTCGGCGACGTGCTCGCCGTCCACGGCGACCCCTGGGAGTTCTCCGCATGA
- a CDS encoding acyl-CoA dehydrogenase family protein, which yields MDITYTPDQERLRGELREYFAALMTPERREAFTSTTGEYGHGDAYREIVAEMGRDGWLTLGWPEEFGGKNRPMIDQLIFTDEAAIAGVPVPFLTINSVAPTIMAFGSDEQKNYFLPRISRGELHFGIGYSEPDSGTDLASLRTRAVREPGTGGFEGQDVYRINGQKMWTSLVAYADWIWLAARTDPDAPRHKGISMIVVPTDAEGFSWTPVHTMAGPDTSATYYQDVVVPASNLVGPEHGGWPLMTNQLNHERVALTSAGPLQASLRQVVDWARTTPAAHVGLPGDGPVIEIEWVRAHLARVHAMAEYLALRNWEIVSADTAAPTRIAASATKVYGTETACEAYRLLMEVLGSSGYQRAHSPTAALHGRIERLHRSALILTFGGGTNEVQRDIIATAGLGLPPAPRVSPAATGAGSRKER from the coding sequence ATGGACATCACCTACACCCCCGACCAGGAGCGTCTGCGCGGAGAGCTGCGCGAGTACTTCGCCGCGCTCATGACCCCTGAGCGGCGCGAGGCGTTCACCTCCACCACCGGCGAGTACGGACACGGCGACGCGTACCGCGAGATCGTGGCGGAGATGGGCCGCGACGGCTGGCTCACGCTCGGGTGGCCGGAGGAGTTCGGTGGGAAGAACCGGCCGATGATCGACCAGCTCATCTTCACCGACGAGGCCGCGATCGCCGGCGTGCCGGTCCCGTTCCTGACCATCAACTCGGTGGCGCCGACCATCATGGCGTTCGGCTCCGACGAGCAGAAGAACTACTTCCTGCCCCGGATCAGCCGCGGCGAACTGCACTTCGGTATCGGTTACTCCGAGCCCGACTCCGGAACCGACCTGGCCTCCCTGCGCACGCGCGCGGTGCGCGAGCCCGGCACCGGCGGGTTCGAGGGGCAGGACGTCTACCGGATCAACGGCCAGAAGATGTGGACGTCCCTGGTGGCCTACGCCGACTGGATCTGGCTGGCCGCGCGCACGGATCCGGACGCTCCGCGCCACAAGGGCATCTCGATGATCGTCGTACCCACCGATGCCGAGGGTTTCTCCTGGACCCCCGTGCACACGATGGCCGGCCCGGACACCAGCGCCACCTACTACCAGGACGTGGTCGTCCCCGCGAGCAACCTCGTGGGCCCTGAGCACGGCGGCTGGCCGCTCATGACCAACCAGCTCAACCACGAGCGGGTGGCTCTGACCTCGGCCGGCCCGCTCCAGGCCTCGCTCCGGCAGGTGGTGGACTGGGCGCGCACGACGCCCGCCGCGCACGTGGGTCTGCCCGGCGACGGTCCGGTGATCGAGATCGAATGGGTCCGCGCTCACCTGGCCCGCGTCCACGCGATGGCCGAGTATCTGGCGCTGCGCAACTGGGAGATCGTCTCCGCCGACACCGCCGCGCCCACGCGCATCGCCGCGTCGGCGACCAAGGTGTACGGGACGGAGACGGCCTGCGAGGCCTACCGCCTGCTCATGGAGGTGCTCGGATCGAGCGGCTACCAGCGCGCGCACTCCCCCACCGCCGCCCTGCACGGGCGCATCGAGCGGCTGCACCGTTCGGCCCTCATCCTCACCTTCGGCGGCGGCACCAACGAGGTGCAGCGCGACATCATCGCCACCGCCGGCCTGGGGCTGCCGCCGGCGCCCCGGGTCTCCCCCGCGGCCACAGGCGCCGGATCCCGGAAGGAGCGCTGA